The window ATTGAAGCAGTTTGGTATACTGGAAGAATGATGGGAGAAACTTTAGCACAAACAATTTGTGGTAATAAAACCGAATACAAACCAGGACATTGGTTTAATTCTGCTAAGTTTTTAGATATTGAATACCAAACTTACGGTTGGGTTTTTAGTGAAAGAGGTAAGAAAGAAAACGAGGCTTATTTTCAATGGCAACATCCAAAAGATAATAAATGCATTACAATTTCTTTCGATAAGAACACCAATCAGTTTTTAGGTATAAATACCTTCGGAATTAGAATGCGCCATGAAATATTTGACAAATGGCTTTCAGAAAATGAAACAATACAGCATGTTTTAGAACATTTGTCTGACGCCAATTTTGATCCAGAATTTTACAAACTTCATGAAGCTGAAATTGTAGCCAAATTCAATAAAGAAAACAACGCAACTATTCAATTAAAAAAGAAAAGCTGGAAAAGAATTTTTAGCAAATCATAATTATGAAATTTATAAAACAAACAGGTTTAGTGCTCTTTTTATTGGGGTTACTCATCTTTATAGGAACTATTTTCACGGGTTCTTTTAGCTTAACACAAAATGAATTAGACACTTATATTTCTGAAAAAGGTTATAAAAGTGAACTCATAAAAGAAGAACTTTCTAAAGCAATAGTAGCTTCTGAAAACTTAAATATTTTTCAATTTTCTAGCAAGGTTAGAAGTGCATTTGAAACATCAAACAATCATTATGACGCGCTCATTGCAAAATACGATGCTGAAAAAAATTGGGACAAAAAGGGAGCTCAATTTCAATATAAAATATACGGAAAACCGCATAGTTTAAGTTTTGAACTTGCAAAAAAAGCAGGTAAAGGTTTCGCACCAGAAAACACAGGATTAGCTTGGTTTTTAACTTTCGGATTAGGTATTCTTGGAGCATTACTATTTATTATTCCAGATGTTGTTTTATTAGGAAAACCTGGTATTAAAAACGATGGAATATTCCTAAACGCAGCAACTAATCGTGGTTGGATTGGCTGGTTTGCTTTTATATTTTTAGTTACTTTTTATATTCTGCTTTATTTTATGCCAGATTTAATAGTAAACTGGGTGTATTTAGTAGATCCAATTAGCAAATCTATTAGCGGAAACCCGGCAAGTCAATGGTTTTTATATGGATTTTTATATTGTGTTGTTATGACTGTTATGGCCGTAAGAATGTATATAAAATATCGCCATAATAAATATCAAATATTAAGAACAACTTCGGTTTTATTCTTTCAAATTGTATTTGCATTTTTGATTCCTGAAATTTTAGTTCGTTTTGAAAAACCTTGGTACGATTTTAAAAATGCGTTCCCTTTAGATTATGACTTTTTCTTTAAATGGAATCTAGATGAACTACTTTCTAGCGGAGGTTTTGGTCTATTTATTTTAGTTTGGGGAGTTGTTTTAACTATTGTAGTTGTACCAGTAATGGTTTATTTCTTCGGAAAAAGATGGTACTGTTCTTGGGTTTGTGGTTGTGGTGGTTTAGCTGAAACTTTAGGAGATCCTTACAGACAAAACTCTAGTAAAACATTACTTTCTTGGAGAGCAGAGCGTATAATAATTCATTCTGTATTAGTATTTGTTTTAGTGATGACAGGTTTTGCTTTGT of the Tenacibaculum todarodis genome contains:
- a CDS encoding 4Fe-4S binding protein, producing the protein MKFIKQTGLVLFLLGLLIFIGTIFTGSFSLTQNELDTYISEKGYKSELIKEELSKAIVASENLNIFQFSSKVRSAFETSNNHYDALIAKYDAEKNWDKKGAQFQYKIYGKPHSLSFELAKKAGKGFAPENTGLAWFLTFGLGILGALLFIIPDVVLLGKPGIKNDGIFLNAATNRGWIGWFAFIFLVTFYILLYFMPDLIVNWVYLVDPISKSISGNPASQWFLYGFLYCVVMTVMAVRMYIKYRHNKYQILRTTSVLFFQIVFAFLIPEILVRFEKPWYDFKNAFPLDYDFFFKWNLDELLSSGGFGLFILVWGVVLTIVVVPVMVYFFGKRWYCSWVCGCGGLAETLGDPYRQNSSKTLLSWRAERIIIHSVLVFVLVMTGFALYTFFSGADQVLGIKTQTIQDIYGFLIGAVFAGVIGTGFYPIFGNRVWCRFGCPLAAYLGFIQRFKSRFRITTNGGQCISCGNCSTYCEQGIDVRAYAQKGENIVRSSCVGCGICSAVCPRGVLKLENGPEEGRINPTDVLLGNDVDLMELVNQK